One part of the Moorena sp. SIOASIH genome encodes these proteins:
- a CDS encoding alcohol dehydrogenase family protein, whose protein sequence is MTELMNAVILTGFGGPEKLVYTQVPKPVPKKGEVLIKVGACSVNNTDINTRTGWYTAEDNFQAILRDTKENDLNSSACWTQHGTEFPRIQGADIVGQVVEMGSDVEPQLLHQRVMVDSWIRDETLDDYQYVGSELDGGFAEYALIPATNVYPIKSPLSDLELATFPCSYSTAENMVTKGRISAADTVLIMGASGGVGSALIQLSKIRGAKVIAIVGANKEHFAEELGADYVYRRDQQLASNLEQHLITVALDVVGGDYFNLIIKALQPRGRYVSCGAIGNPMVPLDLRDLIYKDLEMIGATRLEPDVFQRLVGYLEKGILKPLVAKVFKLSDIKEAQQFFQTKGFFGKVVITP, encoded by the coding sequence ATGACAGAGTTAATGAATGCTGTTATTCTTACCGGATTTGGAGGGCCAGAAAAACTGGTCTATACCCAAGTCCCTAAACCAGTCCCGAAAAAGGGAGAAGTGTTAATTAAAGTTGGAGCTTGTTCTGTTAATAATACAGATATAAATACTCGTACTGGCTGGTATACTGCAGAGGATAATTTTCAAGCTATCCTGCGAGATACCAAGGAAAATGACCTCAATAGTTCCGCTTGCTGGACGCAACATGGGACTGAATTTCCTCGAATTCAAGGTGCTGATATTGTTGGTCAAGTTGTGGAAATGGGTTCCGATGTAGAACCGCAACTCCTTCATCAACGGGTTATGGTTGACAGTTGGATTCGTGATGAAACTTTAGATGACTATCAATATGTTGGAAGTGAATTAGATGGGGGATTTGCCGAATATGCCCTCATTCCAGCGACCAATGTTTATCCGATTAAGTCTCCACTTTCAGATCTTGAACTCGCTACCTTTCCCTGTTCCTATTCCACAGCAGAAAATATGGTAACCAAGGGAAGAATTTCAGCAGCAGACACGGTATTGATTATGGGGGCTTCCGGTGGTGTAGGGAGTGCCTTGATTCAATTAAGCAAAATTAGAGGAGCCAAAGTTATTGCCATTGTTGGCGCGAATAAAGAGCATTTTGCAGAGGAGTTAGGTGCTGATTATGTCTATCGACGAGATCAGCAATTAGCCTCTAATTTAGAGCAACATCTTATTACTGTTGCTCTAGATGTGGTGGGAGGAGATTATTTTAATTTGATAATTAAAGCGCTTCAACCCAGAGGAAGATATGTTTCTTGTGGTGCAATTGGAAATCCAATGGTTCCTTTAGATTTGCGGGATTTGATTTACAAGGATTTAGAGATGATTGGAGCAACGCGGCTTGAACCTGATGTGTTTCAAAGGTTAGTCGGATATCTGGAAAAAGGTATCTTAAAACCTTTAGTTGCTAAGGTTTTTAAACTATCTGACATCAAGGAAGCCCAACAATTTTTTCAAACTAAAGGTTTCTTTGGAAAAGTGGTTATAACCCCTTAG